In Candidatus Chlorohelix allophototropha, one DNA window encodes the following:
- a CDS encoding metallopeptidase TldD-related protein codes for MLPEDLPANIPYSDFADQMVELLRKAELGASANVPKVKGWRFDASEGRSVTLSIVDNKLGGVYGPATARDSLGGGLYLIWEDEMRSLASIDRHTIPEFEERLAEWRAGAYSDERAPDILEPQPTPDIVMFDPAIMDIVDGDIAELFRTLKQGETELRSSEVEFLDAGASASLSMRYLRNSKGIDLTYPSTMYSYSFYADSLYGNGYGKRKIPPAGELERIIEDVKVNTKHLKREAEFKPNPDGCRIILSPGVGGSFMGSYIAGNLSGSAVSNRQSAYKLEDFKEQKQVLREDISLFIDGLRPFEPTASRATGEGIPGGQSYLIQNGKLIAPSLDLKYAGITGFPPTPGGGLYVLVDDEKKAFEQMIREMEYGLLVYGVLGMHTQDTTNGRFSLSAPRSLVIENGKIKGKVKATISGNFFESILADDTAFSWEPFEDSPAIQFTCSVLVE; via the coding sequence ATGCTGCCTGAAGATTTACCCGCCAATATACCCTACAGCGATTTTGCCGACCAAATGGTGGAATTGTTGCGCAAAGCCGAATTGGGTGCATCTGCTAATGTTCCCAAAGTTAAGGGTTGGCGTTTTGATGCCAGCGAAGGTCGCAGTGTTACACTGAGCATAGTAGATAATAAACTGGGTGGGGTGTATGGACCTGCTACCGCCCGTGACAGTTTGGGCGGTGGTCTATATCTCATTTGGGAAGATGAGATGCGCTCCCTTGCTTCTATAGACCGCCATACTATTCCAGAGTTTGAAGAGCGGTTGGCGGAGTGGCGTGCCGGCGCATATAGCGATGAAAGAGCGCCTGATATTCTTGAACCGCAGCCTACTCCCGATATAGTAATGTTTGACCCTGCTATTATGGATATTGTCGATGGTGATATTGCCGAGCTATTTCGCACCCTGAAGCAGGGAGAAACCGAGTTGCGCAGCAGTGAGGTGGAATTCCTCGATGCGGGAGCAAGCGCCAGCCTGAGCATGCGTTATCTGCGCAATTCTAAAGGTATCGACCTGACTTATCCTAGCACGATGTATAGTTACTCATTCTATGCCGATAGCCTTTACGGTAATGGCTATGGCAAGCGCAAAATCCCGCCCGCTGGTGAGCTTGAGCGGATAATCGAAGATGTGAAGGTTAATACCAAACATTTGAAGCGCGAAGCCGAGTTCAAGCCAAATCCTGACGGTTGTCGGATTATCCTTTCTCCCGGTGTGGGCGGCTCCTTTATGGGAAGCTATATTGCAGGCAACCTATCGGGCAGTGCAGTGTCTAACCGACAATCTGCCTATAAACTGGAAGATTTCAAGGAACAAAAGCAGGTCTTGCGTGAGGATATTTCTCTGTTTATTGATGGGTTGCGCCCCTTTGAACCTACCGCCAGTCGCGCTACCGGCGAGGGCATACCGGGTGGACAATCTTATTTGATTCAGAACGGCAAGCTGATAGCTCCTTCTCTTGATCTAAAATACGCCGGCATCACCGGGTTTCCGCCAACTCCCGGCGGTGGTTTGTATGTGCTGGTGGATGATGAGAAGAAAGCCTTTGAGCAGATGATAAGAGAGATGGAGTATGGTTTGTTGGTGTACGGGGTATTGGGTATGCATACTCAGGATACTACCAATGGTCGTTTCTCTCTTTCTGCGCCTCGTTCGCTGGTGATTGAAAATGGTAAAATCAAAGGCAAAGTGAAAGCAACTATCAGCGGCAATTTCTTCGAGTCGATTCTTGCGGATGATACCGCTTTTTCGTGGGAGCCATTTGAAGATAGCCCGGCTATCCAGTTTACCTGTTCGGTGCTGGTAGAATAA